The Arachis hypogaea cultivar Tifrunner chromosome 19, arahy.Tifrunner.gnm2.J5K5, whole genome shotgun sequence genome has a window encoding:
- the LOC112775262 gene encoding pre-mRNA cleavage factor Im 25 kDa subunit 2, with the protein MVVVSSQNTVVNTYPLSSYTFGTKEPKMEKDTSVADRLARMKINYMKEGMRTSVEGILLVQEHNHPHILLLQIGNTFCKLPGGRLKPGENEVEGLKRKLTSKLGANSPTLVPDWQIGECVANWWRPNFETIMYPYCPPHITKPKECKKLFLVHLSEREYFAVPKNLKLLAVPLFELYDNVQRYGPVISTIPQQLSRFQFKMITN; encoded by the exons ATGGTGGTGGTTTCTTCTCAGAACACGGTGGTTAACACCTACCCTCTCTCCAGCTACACTTTCGGCACCAAGGAGCCCAAGATGGAGAAGGACACCTCCGTCGCCGATCGTCTTGCTCGCATGAAAATCaa CTATATGAAGGAAGGAATGAGGACCAGCGTCGAAGGAATTTTATTG GTACAAGAACACAATCATCCGCACATACTTCTTCTACAAATTGGAAATACCTTCTGCAAACTCCCAGGTGGTCGCCTCAAGCCAGGAGAGAATG AAGTTGAAGGCTTGAAGAGAAAGTTGACTAGCAAACTCGGTGCTAATTCACCCACTCTTGTGCCTGACTGGCAG ATAGGGGAGTGCGTGGCAAACTGGTGGAGGCCTAATTTTGAGACCATAATGTATCCATACTGCCCTCCTCACATAACAAAACCCAAG GAGTGCAAGAAGCTTTTCCTTGTTCACTTGTCTGAGCGCGAATACTTTGCAGTGCCCAAAAACCTAAAACTGCTAGCTGTTCCATTGTTTGAACTCTATGATAATGTTCAG AGATATGGACCAGTTATATCAACCATTCCTCAGCAGCTTTCCAGATTCCAGTTTAAAATGATCACTAATTAA
- the LOC112775261 gene encoding DNA mismatch repair protein MSH3, giving the protein MGKQKQQVISRFFAPKPKASPSTTDPTHSSPPPSPLPSSSRPNPPTPKISATVTFSPSKRLLTSQITSPNKPPKLPKLSPHTHNPLPHPTTHQRFLQKLLEPSEPEPPSHSSAKPLKYTPLEEQVAELKGKYPDVLLMIEVGYRFRFFGQDAENAARVLGIYAHMDRNFLTASIPTFRLNVHVRRLVSAGYKVGVVRQTETAAIKAHGSNRLGPFCRGLSALYTKATLEAAPDLGGGEEGCGAESNYLMCVVEKSILGERSACGVEGNFDVRIGFVAVEISTGDVIYGEFDDNFLRSALEAVMLNLSPAELLLGDPLSKQTEKLLLAFAGPASNVRVERTSRDCFADGGALAEVLTLYENMGIGCSSDSMQNKDLTEHTNQPLVKEVMNMPDLAVQSLALTIHHLKEFCFERIVCSGFSLRPFSRNMEMTFSANALQQLEILKNNSDGSENGSLLQIMNRTLTIFGSRLLRHWVSHPLCDQTMISARLHAVSEIAESMSSCSMKSLEYDEDSDVTIVHPELAYIVSLVLTNLSRAPDLQRGVTRIFHCTAKPVEFVAVIQAILSAGKQLQQLNICEEENNNLHSNLLRRLILTASSDSVIGNATKMLSSLNKESADQGDLTNLIIASEAQFPEVTRARKAFQMEEEQLNSLIGLYRKRLGMRKLEFMSVSGITHLIELETDVKVPLNWVKVNSTKKTIRYHPPEVVTALDKVSLAKEELTIACRTAWDSFLRDFSKHYAEFQAAVQALAALDCLHSLAILSRNKGYVRPVFVDDCEPVQIQICAGQHPVLQTTLQDNFVPNDTNLHADREYCQIVTGPNMGGKSCYIRQVALIAIMAQVGSFVPASSAKLHVLDRIYTRMGASDSIQQGRSTFLEELSETSNILHNCTENSLVIIDELGRGTSTHDGMAIAYATLHYLLKQKRSIVLFVTHYPKIADLTTEFPGSVGAYHVSHLTSHHDTSKNKNSCLDNITYLYKLVPGVSERSFGFKVAQLAQLPPHCITRGIFMASKLEELVNNRIHSRSVKELLLDAIVIGQEQESHQEFGSAYKELYSNLKAAILDDDHAKSFQLLDHSRKIAKKLIGRH; this is encoded by the exons ATGGGAAAGCAAAAGCAGCAAGTCATTTCACGTTTTTTCGCTCCCAAACCTAAAGCCTCTCCATCAACAACTGATCCAACACATTCTtcacctcctccttctcctcttccttCCTCTTCTCGCCCTAATCCTCCAACCCCCAAAATCTCCGCCACCGTCACTTTCTCACCATCCAAACGGCTTCTTACTTCTCAAATCACTTCCCCCAACAAGCCACCAAAGCTCCCCAAACTCTCCCCCCACACTCACAACCCTCTTCCCCACCCCACCACCCATCAGCGCTTCCTCCAGAAACTTCTAGAACCTTCTGAGCCCGAGCCACCTTCCCATTCTTCTGCCAAACCCTTAAAGTACACTCCTTTGGAGGAGCAAGTGGCCGAGCTCAAAGGAAAGTACCCTGATGTTCTTTTGATGATCGAGGTTGGATACAGGTTCCGTTTTTTCGGCCAAGATGCTGAAAATGCTGCCAGGGTATTGGGTATATATGCGCATATGGATCGTAACTTTTTAACTGCTAGCATACCAACTTTTCGATTGAATGTCCATGTGAGGAGGCTTGTGAGTGCTGGCTATAAGGTTGGTGTGGTTAGGCAGACTGAGACAGCGGCTATTAAGGCTCATGGTTCAAACCGGCTAGGCCCATTTTGCAGGGGATTATCAGCATTGTACACGAAGGCCACACTGGAGGCAGCACCGGATTTGGGGGGAGGGGAAGAGGGGTGTGGGGCAGAGAGCAATTACTTGATGTGTGTGGTGGAGAAGAGCATTTTGGGAGAGAGGTCTGCGTGTGGGGTGGAGGGTAATTTTGATGTGAGGATTGGATTTGTTGCAGTGGAGATATCAACAGGGGATGTTATTTATGGGGAATTCGATGACAATTTCTTGAGGAGTGCACTTGAGGCTGTGATGTTGAACTTATCTCCCGCTGAGTTGCTTCTTGGGGACCCTCTTTCCAAACAAACGGAGAAG TTATTGCTGGCTTTTGCTGGTCCTGCTTCAAACGTTCGTGTGGAGCGAACCTCTCGAGATTGCTTCGCTGATGGAGGTGCTCTTGCAGAAGTCTTGACCTTGTATGAGAACATGGGTATAGGATGTTCATCagattcaatgcaaaacaaagaTTTGACCGAGCACACTAATCAGCCATTAGTTAAG GAGGTGATGAACATGCCAGATTTGGCAGTCCAATCTTTGGCCTTAACAATTCACCATTTAAAGGAATTTTGTTTTGAAAGAATTGTATGCTCAGGTTTTTCTTTAAGGCCATTCTCAAGAAATATGGAAATGACCTTTTCAGCCAATGCGCTTCAACAACTGGAG attttaaaaaataatagtgaTGGATCTGAGAACGGGTCCTTGCTGCAAATTATGAATCGCACCCTTACTATATTCGGTTCCAGGCTTCTTAGGCATTGG GTATCTCACCCATTATGCGATCAGACCATGATTTCTGCTCGTCTTCATGCTGTATCTGAAATTGCAGAGTCCATGAGCTCTTGTAGCATGAAGAGCCTAGAGTATGACGAAGACTCTGATGTAACAATTGTGCATCCCGAGTTAGCTTAcatagtttctttggttttgacgaATCTGAGCCGAGCACCTGATTTACAACGCGGGGTTACAAGAATATTCCATTGCACTGCTAAGCCAGTTGAG TTTGTTGCAGTTATTCAAGCTATTTTGTCAGCTGGAAAACAGCTTCAGCAACTTAACATATGCGAGGAGGAAAACAATAATTTGCATTCTAATCTGTTGAGAAGACTGATTCTGACTGCCTCCTCTGACAGTGTTATTGGCAATGCTACAAAAATGTTGTCTTCTTTAAACAAAGAATCTGCTGATCAAGGCGATCTAACAAATTTGATCATTGCATCTGAGGCACAATTTCCAGAG GTTACTAGAGCTCGGAAAGCTTTTCAAATGGAAGAGGAACAATTAAATTCATTGATCGGCTTGTATCGCAAGCGCCTTGGAATGCGGAAATTGGAATTCATGAGTGTTTCTGGAATTACTCATTTGATAGAG TTGGAGACTGATGTTAAGGTTCCTTTAAACTGGGTTAAGGTTAATAGTACAAAGAAAACAATTCGGTATCACCCTCCTGAAGTGGTGACAGCATTGGACAAGGTATCTTTAGCAAAAGAAGAGCTTACTATTGCCTGCCGAACTGCTTGGGATAGCTTTCTGAGGGATTTCAGTAAACACTATGCTGAGTTCCAAGCTGCTGTTCAAGCTCTGGCGGCTTTAGACTGCCTGCATTCCCTTGCCATTCTTTCAAGAAATAAG GGGTATGTTCGGCCAGTGTTTGTAGATGATTGTGAGCCTGTTCAGATACAAATTTGTGCTGGTCAGCATCCG GTTTTGCAGACTACCTTACAAGACAACTTTGTCCCAAATGATACAAACTTGCATGCTGACAGAGAGTACTGCCAGATTGTCACTGGACCCAATATGGGGGGGAAAAGTTGCTATATTCGCCAGGTGGCATTGATTGCTATAATGGCTCAG GTTGGTTCCTTTGTACCAGCATCATCAGCAAAACTGCATGTCCTGGACAGGATCTACACTCGGATGGGTGCTTCTGACAGTATTCAGCAAGGGAGAAGCACCTTCCTAGAAGAACTGTCTGAGACTTCAAATATTCTTCATAACTGCACAGAAAATTCACTGGTTATCATTGAtgagcttgggagaggtacaagtacACATGACGGTATGGCCATTGCTTATGCGACATTGCACTATCTTCTGAAGCAAAAGCGAAGCATCGTCCTCTTTGTCACTCATTATCCGAAGATTGCAGACCTCACAACCGAATTCCCTGGCTCTGTGGGAGCATATCATGTGTCACATCTAACCTCACATCATGAtacaagtaaaaacaaaaactctTGTCTTGATAATATAACTTATCTATACAAGCTCGTACCTGGTGTTTCAGAGAGAAGCTTCGGATTTAAGGTGGCTCAGCTAGCACAG TTACCACCACATTGCATTACTCGTGGCATTTTCATGGCTTCCAAATTGGAAGAGCTAGTGAACAATAGAATACATAGTAGATCGGTGAAGGAGCTGTTGTTGGATGCAATAGTGATTGGTCAAGAACAGGAATCACATCAAGAGTTTGGTAGTGCTTACAAGGAACTCTATTCAAACTTAAAAGCTGCAATTCTAGATGATGACCATGCAAAAAGCTTTCAGCTTCTGGATCATAGCagaaaaattgcaaagaaattaatTGGCAG ACACTAA
- the LOC112776604 gene encoding F-box/LRR-repeat protein At3g48880, translated as MEDGDYSIRRWEDLDIDILVKIFQLLDIFELTAGIAHVCSAWRMACCDPLLWKTLDLSMLKSNFIKIPLEPFVYVDGRSDRKLTRLLKISLSLSRQSIMTLIFHFNLYVSDEQLTYTAERCPKLRRLVLPAWNRIKKTGMCKAIRGWKDLESLTMPSIANPPYLLEEISNHCKNFSELKIMGPCDIYFASSLAKFLPKLKVLSLRCSMLYKDVLIVILDGLQHLEVLNISHCILMEAVPPPQHKRVVKEIDQSIRRKASRLREFITCMDDNCIMCNRTRTDEGLVRWYKYEEGLWKADEVRSLAL; from the exons ATGGAAGATGGTGATTATAGCATAAGGAGATGGGAGGATCTGGACATagatattttggtgaaaatttttcAGCTGCTCGACATCTTTGAGTTAACGGCTGGCATAGCTCATGTTTGTAGTGCGTGGCGTATGGCTTGCTGCGATCCACTTCTTTGGAAGACACTTGATTTGTCAATGTTAAAATCTAATTTCATCAAGATTCCATTGGAGCCATTTGTTTATGTTGATGGACGGTCTGACAGGAAATTAACCCGTTTATTGAAGATTTCCTTGAGTCTTAGCAGGCAGAGTATAATGACTTTGATATTTCACTTCAACTTGTATGTGAGTGATGAACAGTTGACATACACTGCTGAAAG GTGCCCAAAACTCCGACGGCTTGTTCTGCCAGCATGGAACAGAATTAAGAAAACAGGAATGTGCAAGGCTATTCGCGGCTGGAAAGATCTCGAGTCTTTGACAATGCCTAGCATAGCGAATCCCCCATATCTTCTGGAAGAAATCTCAAATCACTGCAAGAACTTCAGTGAACTAAAGATCATGGGGCCATGCGACATTTACTTCGCTTCATCTCTTGCTAAGTTTCTTCCGAAATTGAAAGTCTTGAGCCTTCGATGTTCAATGCTGTATAAGGATGTTCTTATTGTGATCCTAGATGGCTTGCAACATTTAGAAGTGCTCAACATATCACATTGCATCTTGATGGAAGCCGTTCCACCTCCTCAGCATAAAAGAGTTgtcaaagaaattgatcagagTATCCGACGGAAGGCTTCTCGGCTGCGCGAATTCATCACGTGCATGGACGACAACTGCATCATGTGCAATCGCACAAGAACTGATGAAGGGCTGGTTAGGTGGTACAAGTACGAGGAGGGGCTGTGGAAAGCAGATGAGGTCAGGTCCCTTGCACTCTAA
- the LOC112776574 gene encoding uncharacterized protein, whose product MPNKLSNSLNDINKRSKKESCIEKLEKHIVQNPSDRVGNSMAQFEDLPEEDPEEEELCEELEEDPEEESASEVEDDPHEESAEELEEDPEEELVEEDPEEESTEEVEEDPNEESAKELEEDQEEESAEELEEDPEEESAEELEEDVQEESAEELEEDPEEESAEELEEDVQEESAEELEEDPEEESGEEVEEDVQEESVKEVEEDPEEESAEELEEDPEEESTEELEEDPEEDPVVNIKWEGASCNEVPLLSQASYQSQKKCKQEGTQSQNLEPEASRLELSSDKSISVATTDKVGSKEEVSGRSAKQRRSRWEPQPRGDGTNDDLTCKRRKTRWSSEETQMKMLGPLQLPNLNIISKLMTLNPDFNPPPEYKPPKLLKKLYIPVKEYPEYNFIGLIIGPRGNTQKKMEKESGATILLRGKGSSKATSKCDSEEEDLHVLIEADNQKSLDAAVGMVEKLLIPVEEGQNEHKREQLKELAQLKATRRDENVCSVCGDKGHRHYACPNLSSTFNFDLFDTGCSSSLSIPTYPATALFPPNSNFPCGSGTSLNSVQNRQIRPGKEINDKNLYVGYLPPSIDKNRLIELFSPFGKITEADVIKDRTTGISKGYGFVKYEDSQDAALAIMHLNGFRIDGKFLKVRIAGLQANNETPSLNLIPQIPLPATVSTNVIHQTNLSDPLHFMLPEYQSSFHDSSSTNMFPCNINSEDGDPLKVNALLTPHPGYSGYFSDQSLFSSKDSTEHFPGDPGNLGNFSPFL is encoded by the coding sequence ATGCCAAATAAGTTAAGCAACAGCTTGAATGACAttaataaaagatcaaagaaGGAATCATGCATTGAGAAATTGGAGAAACACATTGTTCAGAATCCTTCGGACAGGGTTGGCAACTCAATGGCTCAATTTGAAGACCTCCCAGAAGAAGATCCGGAAGAGGAGGAATTGTGTGAGGAGCTAGAGGAAGATCCAGAGGAGGAATCAGCTTCGGAAGTAGAGGATGATCCACACGAGGAATCAGCTGAGGAACTGGAGGAAGATCCAGAGGAGGAATTAGTTGAGGAAGATCCAGAAGAGGAATCAACTGAGGAAGTAGAGGAAGATCCAAATGAGGAATCAGCCAAGGAACTTGAGGAAGATCAAGAGGAGGAATCAGCTGAGGAACTGGAGGAAGATCCAGAGGAAGAATCAGCTGAGGAACTGGAGGAAGATGTACAGGAGGAATCAGCTGAGGAACTGGAGGAAGATCCAGAGGAAGAATCAGCTGAGGAACTGGAGGAAGATGTACAGGAGGAATCAGCCGAGGAACTGGAGGAAGATCCAGAGGAGGAATCAGGTGAAGAAGTAGAGGAAGATGTACAGGAGGAATCAGTcaaggaagtggaggaagatCCCGAGGAGGAATCAGCTGAGGAACTGGAGGAAGATCCAGAGGAGGAATCAACTGAGGAACTAGAGGAAGATCCTGAAGAGGATCCAGTAGTAAACATCAAGTGGGAGGGTGCATCATGTAATGAAGTTCCATTATTATCCCAGGCATCGTATCAATCACAGAAGAAATGCAAGCAGGAGGGAACGCAAAGCCAAAATTTAGAGCCAGAAGCTTCTCGACTGGAACTCAGTAGTGACAAGTCGATTTCTGTGGCAACTACCGATAAAGTTGGTTCCAAAGAAGAAGTTTCAGGAAGGTCGGCAAAACAAAGGCGTAGTAGATGGGAACCACAACCTCGTGGAGATGGAACGAATGATGATCTGACTTGCAAAAGGAGGAAAACCAGGTGGTCTAGTGAAGAAACTCAAATGAAAATGCTGGGTCCACTTCAGCTACCTAACTTAAATATCATATCTAAGTTGATGACATTAAACCCGGATTTTAACCCTCCTCCTGAATACAAGCCCCCAAAGCTCTTAAAAAAGCTTTACATACCAGTGAAAGAATATCCAGAGTACAATTTCATTGGACTTATTATTGGTCCTCGTGGAAACACACAGAAGAAGATGGAAAAAGAATCTGGGGCTACGATTCTTCTAAGAGGTAAAGGCTCCTCAAAAGCAACTAGCAAATGTGACTCTGAGGAAGAAGATTTACATGTTTTAATAGAAGCTGACAACCAAAAATCACTGGATGCAGCAGTTGGCATGGTTGAAAAACTGCTAATTCCAGTTGAAGAAGGACAAAATGAGCACAAGCGCGAACAGTTAAAGGAGCTGGCTCAACTGAAAGCAACACGGAGAGATGAAAATGTGTGCAGTGTGTGTGGTGATAAGGGACACAGACATTATGCATGCCCTAACCTTAGTTCAACTTTTAATTTCGATTTATTTGACACTGGTTGTAGCAGCAGCCTTTCAATCCCAACTTATCCTGCTACTGCATTGTTTCCACCAAACAGTAACTTTCCATGCGGATCTGGAACAAGTCTTAATTCAGTGCAGAATAGACAAATAAGGCCTGGAAAGGAAATAAACGACAAAAACCTTTATGTTGGTTATTTGCCGCCGTCAATTGACAAGAATAGATTGATTGAGCTGTTCTCCCCATTTGGTAAGATCACTGAAGCTGATGTTATTAAGGATCGAACCACTGGCATCAGTAAAGGTTATGGCTTTGTCAAATATGAAGATTCCCAGGATGCAGCTTTAGCTATAATGCATCTAAATGGTTTCAGAATTGATGGAAAGTTTTTGAAAGTGAGGATAGCCGGACTGCAGGCAAATAATGAAACCCCAAGTCTAAACCTTATTCCTCAGATCCCATTGCCTGCAACTGTCTCCACAAATGTCATTCACCAAACGAATCTTTCTGATCCATTACATTTCATGCTGCCAGAATACCAATCTTCATTTCATGACAGCAGTAGCACAAATATGTTTCCATGTAATATCAACTCAGAGGATGGTGATCCTCTGAAGGTAAATGCTTTGCTTACTCCCCATCCAGGTTATTCTGGCTACTTTTCAGATCAAAGTTTGTTCTCATCAAAAGATTCAACCGAACATTTTCCTGGTGATCCAGGCAATCTTGGTAATTTCAGTCCTTTCTTATGA